The following coding sequences lie in one Mustelus asterias chromosome 8, sMusAst1.hap1.1, whole genome shotgun sequence genomic window:
- the LOC144497082 gene encoding uncharacterized protein LOC144497082 isoform X1: protein MEEKQFKCEVCDRAFPKLSTLVQHRHTHTGEKPFTCKVCDKSFAWSSNLRVHKCIQKGENVFSCKVCGKSFTQSWTLRVHLRIHTGEKPFTCQVCDKSFSQPSSLREHQRIHTGEKPFKCEICDTSFRQSSAYRAHQRIHTGEKPFKCKVCDKSFSWLTNLHEHQLIHTGAEEVKCEVCDKVFTNLKSLQLHQTIHTGEKHFNCEFCDKAFARSSTLLIHQRIHTGEKPFKCQFCEMAFSQNYHLLRHQRVHTGEKPFKCELCDEAFTQSSTLVKHRRSHTGEKPFKCDECDKSFSQSSHLHRHRRIHTGEKPFRCKVCDKSFLHSSSLYAHQHIHTGEKPFKCEECEKSFAESWDLLKHRQVHTGEKPFTCEVCDKSFPDSSSLCAHQNIHTEEKPFPGEVCDNSVSRSSVLFHQRIHTGE, encoded by the coding sequence ATGGAAGAGAAACAATTCAAGTGTGAGGTGTGCGACCGAGCCTTCCCAAAGTTATCAACACTTGTGCAACatcgacacactcacacaggggagaaaccattcacttgTAAGGTATGCGACAAATCCTTTGCGTGGTCATCAAATCTCCGTGTGCACAAATGTATTCAGAAAGGTGAGAATGTATTCTCATGCAAAGTATGCGGTAAATCATTCACCCAGTCCTGGACCCTCCGTGTTCATCTGcgtattcacacaggggagaaaccattcacgtgtcaggtgtgtgacaaatcattctcgcaACCATCCTCACTCCGtgaacaccaacgcattcacacaggggagaaaccattcaagtgTGAGATTTGTGACACATCATTCAGGCAGTCATCGGCCTACCGtgcacaccaacgcattcacacaggggagaaacccttcaagtgcaaggtgtgtgacaaatcattctcatggTTGACAAACCTCCACGAACACCAGCTCATTCACACAGGAGCAGAAGAGGTCAAGTGTGAGGTCTGTGACAAAGTCTTCACAAACCTAAAGAGCCTTCAGCTACATCAGacaattcacacaggagagaaacacTTCAATTGTGAGTTTTGTGATAAAGCTTTTGCAAGATCTTCGACCCTCCTGATACACCAGAGGATTCACACgggggagaaacccttcaagtGTCAATTTTGTGAGATGGCTTTCTCCCAAAACTATCATCTCCTGAGGCACCAGagggttcacacaggggagaaacccttcaagtGTGAGTTGTGTGATGAAGCTTTCACACAGTCATCAACATTGGTAaaacatcgacgcagtcacactggggagaagccgttcaagtGTGACGAGTGCGACAAATCATTCTCACAATCATCACATCTCCATAGACaccgacgcattcacactggagagaaaccattcagatGCAAAGTGTGTGATAAATCATTCTTGCATTCTTCATCCCTCTATGcacaccaacacattcacaccggggaaaaACCGTTCAAGTGTGAAGAATGTGAGAAGAGCTTTGCAGAATCCTGGGACCTCCTGAAGCAtcggcaagttcacactggggaaaagccattcacgtgtgaggtgtgtgacaaatcattcccgGACTCCTCATCCCTCTGTGCACACCAAAACATTCACACAGAGGAGAAACCTTTCCCAGGTGAGGTGTGTGACAATTCCGTCTCAAGGTCCTCGGTCCTGTTCCATCAGAGGATCCACACAGGAGAGTGA